A genomic window from Indioceanicola profundi includes:
- a CDS encoding TonB-dependent receptor plug domain-containing protein: protein MSIDELVKVEITSVSRRPQSVENAPAAAFLIRQHDIRRSGAVNLAEALRLAPNLHVARLETLGYSISARGFNGYDTANKLQVLIDGRSIYSLLHSAVYWDAQDVFLPDLDRIEVVSGPGGTLWGSNAVNGVINVVSKRALDTQGALANITLGTKDRRASARYGGTLGDRAAYRFYVQGFEREHPNPLAGIDLGDDWNGLQGGFRVDLDGGADSFTVQGDVSDFETEVEVAGLPTFHWGLEGENVLARWRRDLNGGAALELQGYVDRSRRDYFGVVERVDTYATEFQHNFAPWEGHRIVWGGGHRIIRDDFRNTLNAFVLDPRKRWLNLSDVFVQDEMALTPELALTLGLKLERSSFTGWEYLPNARLAWQAPEGALLWTAVSRAVRTPSRVDRELVAPGVLVRGSFGSEKLIAFEAGYRGRPLDRTSLSVSTFFNVYDDIRTTEPVTTAPLPLALANGIRGESWGVEVWGEYLLTDWWRLSAGATILRKDFRLKGGRNDRANFAAVGNDPDWHGQVRSRMNLAGGLELDLAVRTVDDLSAPALPGYTLVDARLGWRLLDSLELSLAGDNLLNERHTEMTENPARRVFGRTVQLRARWSL from the coding sequence ATGTCCATCGACGAGCTGGTCAAGGTGGAAATCACGTCTGTTTCCCGCCGGCCCCAATCCGTCGAGAATGCACCGGCAGCAGCCTTCCTCATCCGGCAACACGATATCCGGCGCTCAGGCGCCGTGAACTTGGCAGAGGCGCTACGGCTCGCTCCCAACCTGCACGTCGCCCGGCTTGAGACACTGGGCTACAGCATCTCCGCTCGCGGCTTCAACGGCTATGACACCGCCAACAAGCTGCAGGTTCTGATCGACGGGCGCAGCATCTATTCTCTGCTTCATTCCGCCGTTTACTGGGATGCGCAGGACGTCTTCCTCCCCGATCTGGACCGGATCGAGGTGGTCAGCGGCCCCGGCGGAACGCTCTGGGGCAGCAATGCCGTCAACGGCGTCATCAATGTGGTCAGTAAGCGTGCCCTGGATACCCAGGGCGCCCTGGCCAACATCACGCTCGGCACCAAGGATCGCCGAGCCTCCGCCCGCTATGGCGGAACCCTTGGCGACCGCGCCGCCTACCGGTTCTATGTCCAGGGATTCGAGCGGGAACACCCGAATCCGCTGGCGGGCATCGACCTGGGCGACGACTGGAACGGCTTGCAGGGGGGCTTCCGCGTCGATCTGGACGGCGGCGCCGACAGCTTCACGGTCCAGGGGGATGTTTCCGACTTCGAGACGGAAGTGGAGGTGGCCGGCCTTCCCACATTCCACTGGGGACTGGAGGGGGAGAACGTTCTGGCAAGATGGCGTCGTGATCTGAACGGAGGCGCGGCGCTTGAGCTGCAAGGCTATGTGGACCGTTCCCGTCGCGACTATTTCGGCGTGGTGGAGCGGGTAGACACCTATGCGACGGAGTTTCAGCACAATTTCGCCCCGTGGGAAGGACATCGGATCGTCTGGGGCGGCGGGCATCGCATCATCAGGGATGACTTCCGCAACACCCTGAACGCTTTCGTGCTGGACCCCCGCAAGCGCTGGCTGAACCTGAGCGACGTCTTCGTCCAGGATGAGATGGCGCTGACGCCGGAACTGGCGCTGACACTTGGGCTGAAGCTGGAGCGCAGCAGCTTCACCGGCTGGGAGTATCTGCCGAACGCCCGTCTGGCATGGCAGGCGCCGGAAGGGGCGCTGCTGTGGACGGCGGTGTCGCGTGCGGTCCGGACGCCGTCGCGTGTCGACCGCGAACTTGTTGCGCCGGGCGTACTGGTGCGGGGCAGCTTCGGTTCGGAAAAGCTGATCGCCTTCGAAGCCGGCTACCGCGGCCGGCCCCTTGATCGCACCAGCCTATCCGTGTCGACCTTCTTCAATGTCTATGACGATATCCGCACGACGGAGCCTGTCACTACCGCCCCGCTGCCGCTGGCCCTGGCGAACGGCATCAGAGGGGAAAGCTGGGGCGTGGAGGTATGGGGCGAGTATCTTCTGACCGACTGGTGGCGGCTCAGCGCGGGCGCCACTATCCTGCGTAAGGATTTCCGCCTCAAGGGCGGGCGCAACGACAGGGCGAACTTCGCCGCCGTAGGAAATGATCCGGACTGGCATGGACAGGTCCGCTCCCGCATGAACCTGGCCGGCGGCTTGGAACTGGATCTGGCGGTGCGGACGGTAGATGATCTTTCAGCCCCTGCCCTGCCCGGCTATACCTTGGTCGATGCCCGCCTAGGCTGGCGCCTGCTGGATTCGCTGGAGCTGTCGTTGGCGGGAGACAACCTTCTGAATGAGCGGCATACGGAGATGACGGAGAATCCGGCCCGGCGGGTCTTCGGCCGGACCGTTCAGCTCCGCGCCCGCTGGAGCCTTTGA
- a CDS encoding YfiR family protein, with the protein MLPLFAGAATREESLEYPVKAAFLTKFGEFVTWPEESFPGPDDPVAVCVMGPDPFGAHLDRIAETQTVGQRPITIRRMAPPDEASDCHILYLSTEREDAIHDMLRQLAGKPVLTVTDAANAGDARGVVHFVIRDNRVRFHIDSGTAARNGLTISSKLLSLALTVTKRG; encoded by the coding sequence TTGTTGCCTCTTTTCGCAGGAGCGGCAACGAGAGAAGAGTCGCTGGAGTATCCGGTGAAGGCGGCCTTCCTGACCAAATTCGGAGAGTTCGTCACTTGGCCGGAGGAATCCTTTCCGGGTCCGGACGATCCGGTTGCCGTCTGCGTCATGGGTCCCGATCCATTCGGGGCCCATCTGGACCGGATTGCGGAGACCCAGACCGTTGGACAGCGACCCATCACCATCCGCCGCATGGCTCCCCCGGATGAGGCGTCCGATTGCCACATCCTGTATCTTTCGACGGAAAGGGAGGATGCGATCCACGATATGCTGCGCCAACTCGCCGGCAAGCCCGTTCTGACAGTGACAGATGCGGCCAACGCCGGTGACGCGCGGGGTGTTGTTCATTTCGTAATCCGCGACAACCGGGTCCGCTTCCATATCGACAGCGGGACCGCGGCCCGCAACGGGCTGACGATCAGCTCCAAGCTGCTGAGCTTGGCGCTGACCGTCACGAAACGGGGTTGA